The following is a genomic window from Pan paniscus chromosome 18, NHGRI_mPanPan1-v2.0_pri, whole genome shotgun sequence.
ACAGGAGAGGGGCACGTACCCGCGCTACGGCAGCCTCCAGGCTGCCTCCGGATAGTCCCCGAGAGCTTGTTCCGAAGCAAGCACCCTGCAGCCCTAGCGATCCAGCCCTCCCCTGGACCCTAGGTCACGGCAATCAACCCCCTGCTGTGGTTCCCGAACCCCAAGGCCCGATGGGTCCCGCGGGGGTCGCGGCGAGGCCAGGGCGCTTCTTCGGCGTCTACCTGCTCTACTGCCTGAACCCCCGGTACCGGGGCCGCGTCTACGTGGGGTTCACTGTCAACACTGCTCGTCGGGTCCAGCAGCACAATGGGGGCCGCAAAAAAGGCGGGGCCTGGCGGACCAGCGGGCGAGGGCCCTGGTGAGAGGGGGAGGCCTTCTGTGCCGGgaggaaggcttcccagaggaggcggACCCCGCGGGGCACAGGCCTGATGAGAAGGACCGGCCAGGACTGTGACAGAGGCGGGGCGTCTGTGGTGGGGACGGGGCCTGTCGCAGGGGGGGAGCGTGACGGGGAGGCGGTGCCCGGGGCATCTCCGCGGCGGAACTCAGGGAAGGAGCTAGCTGGGGCGGGGGTGATGATCCAGGCTGGGTTCCAGCATAGGGCTCTTGGTGGGCACGCTGGGGTCGGGTGGAgtgcaggagagagaggaggtgggacAGGTGGGTACCTGGGCTGGAGGCAGggcctgaggtgggcaggtgCAGAGGGCTGCACTTCTCGGCTGAAGCCAGGAATGAGGACCCCGCTCTCGGGTGGGATTGGAGGGGACCCGCGGCTGAGGCGCAGGGCTGCGACAGGGACATCACCGTTCTCCTCCTCAGGGAGATGGTGCTCGTCGTGCACGGCTTCCCGTCCTCCGTGGCCGCCCTTCGGGTAAGGAAGGAGACCGGGCAGCGGCGGCCGGGCGAGGGCTTGGGTTCCGCCCCTCGCTCCGAGCCGCCCTGATGCCCCTGTACGCCGCCCGCAGTTTGAGTGGGCTTGGCAGCACCCGCACGCCTCGCGCCGCCTGGCGCACGTGGGGCCTCGCCTGCGAGGAGAGACAGCCTTCGCTTTCCACCTGCGCGTGCTGGCGCACATGCTGCGCGCACCGCCCTGGGCTCGCCTCCCGCTCACGCTGCGCTGGGTGCGCCCAGACCTCCGCCaggacctctgcctcccgccGCCGCCGCACGTGCCTCTGGCCTTCGGGCCTCCACCGCCCCAGGCCCCGGCCCCAAGGCGCCGCGCAGGTCCCTTTGATGACGCGGAGACTGAGCCAGACCAGGGGGATCCAGGGGCCTGCTGCTCCCTGTGCGCCCAGACCATCCAGGTGAGGTCCCCCCCAAGGAATGGATGGCTCTAGAGTCCAGACGACTTCGGATCCAGCTCTTTCTTGAGGGAAACCCACTGACACGCTTTGGCCACCCTATCCCCATCTCTAAGATGCTGATGCTATAGGACTTACGGCCATTCCTGAGCAAAGCAGGCCCTGCTCAGGGCCTTCACCATTTCCCCTTCAACGAAAAGGTTCTTCCCTAGGCCATCAGTactccgctgcactccagtgtggTCGACAGAGCatgaccctctttttttttttttttttttttgagatggagtctagctctgtcgcccaggcttgagtgcagtggcacgatctctgctcactgcaagctccgcctcctgggttcacgccattctcctgcctcagcctcccgagttgctgggactacaggcgcccgccaccatgcctggttaattttttgtatttttagtagagacggggtttcaccgtgttagccaggatggtctcgatgtcctagcctcgtgatccgcccgcctcagcctcccaaagtgctgggattacaggcatgagccaccgcgcccggcccttttttttttttagacagagtcttgctctgttgcccaggctggagtgcagtgatctcagctcactggaagctccgcctcctgggttcaagcgattctcctatctcaacctcccaagtgtgccaccacacctgccgaatttttgtgtttttagtagagatggggttcgccatgttgggcaggctggtctcaaactcctgacctcaagtgatctgcccgcctcggcctcccagagtgctgggattataggcgtgagccaccatgcctggacatgaccctgtctctaaaacgaTGTAATGAATTGCAGCTCATTCTTGTGTGCACTTTTCTGCACCCCCTTTCCCTTAACACTTACTATTGTCTGGCATGCTACGTGTTTTCTTGATCTCATTAGTCTCTCCCACCCCAACTGCCATACTGCACTATCAGAGGGCAGCACTTATCACTGCTGTAGAACAAAGTCCTGCACAGAGCCGATGGcccagaaattttctttttatttatttatttgtttttttttttttttttgagacggagtcttactctgtcgctcaggctggagtgtagtggcgcgatctcagctcactgcaacctctgcctcctggtttcaagcaattctccttcctcagcctccagagtagctgggattacacgcgcctgccactgcgccacgcgcctgccactgcgcccggctaatttttgtatttttagtagagatggggtttcgaccatgttggccaggctggtctcaaactcctgacctcaggtgatcctgcccacctaagcctcccaaaatgctggtattacaggcatgagccaccgtgcccgccctaaatatttaataaaataatggacGATGGGTGCCTTCTACTGAGCTCCCGGTAATTGTGAGTGAGTAGAGGACTTGCCCTGGGGAAATTCAGTGACCTGCTGGGTGTTGCTGAGCTGTGAGGAAGTTCAGGTCTGGCTGCAGTGGTGAGGCTGTGACTCAATCAATCACTGCTGATGCTCCCAGGACCTGCACCAGCTTAGTCCCAGGGGCAAGGATTTTAACTGtccacctcagtttcttcatttgtaagatGCAAATAACAGTCACCCCTGCCTCATGGGATGGAGCTTGTAATGCCCGCAACAGTGCCTGCTGCACAGAGGGGCTTGCTGccagctccctctccctccttgtcTCTTACCTGCCTGCTGCCTGGGACAGGATGAAGAGGGGCCCTTGTGTTGCCCCCACCCTGGCTGCCTGCTAAGGGCCCATGTGATCTGCCTGGCAGAGGAGTTTCTTCAGGAAGAACCAGGGCAGCTTCTGCCCCTAGAGGGCCAATGCCCTTGGTGAGTGTAGTCCCCTGGCCCCAGCCTGGTCCACCTCTGGGAAGAGGGTGCCCAGTTGTGCAATCCAGGCCCAGGCAGCTGAGCCCTCATCTCAGCATCCAGGGTGGATACTGGAGGGGGCTTGTGGCATCTGACTCTGTATCTCCTACCTGCCCCTCTCCTTGGTAGCTGTGAGAAGTCACTGCTTTGGGGAGACCTGATCTGGCTGTGCCAGATGGACACTGAGAAAGAAGTAGAAGACTCAGAATTAGAAGAGGTGAGTGGGCTTTGGTGGCGGGCTCCCTACCCCACTCCCTGCCCTGGGCTGCCTGTGACCACACTTCTTGCCTCTGCAGGCACACTGGACAGACCTGCTGGAGACCTGATCCTCAGTGTCCCTACCCCCTCCTACCTCTTTTCTGTGCCACCTGCTGTGGGTCCAGCAGGTTTTTACTTGAGTACAATAAAAAGTCTGAGTCAAGGGTGCCTTATGGTGGATGCTGAGGGCAGGGGAGGAGCTAGTAGCCCAAGGTCCTGCCAGTCACGGGGCTTCCTCAGGGGCacagaggaggcaggaggggccCCTGGCCCTAGCATGTGAACAGCTTCTACTCTGCCTGGAAACCCCATGCCTCAGCTTTCCCCTACTTGCCTCTGAGCTCATGCAATTCTTGGAAGCCTGGGAGACTTACCTTGAAATTGAATGCAAATAGGACAAAGACCAAGGAGGATGGGGGGATGCCCTCCTTGCACGGGACTCTGTGGCTTCCAAGTCTTAATCTCCTCTAGTCTCTTGTCTACGGAGCCTCCTTCAAACCCAGGGAAAGAAAAGCACCTGCCAGGGTTGTTTTTCTTCTAGGATCTTCTATTGATGCTCTGTGAGGTCCCCCAGGAGCCATGAAGCTAGGGCTGGCTCCTAGGGCAATGGGACTCCAGTGTCCTTGtcctttcttattctttctgttctttctttctttccttttttttttgagacagagtctcactgtgttgcccaggctggagtgcagtgtgtgatcttggctcactgaaacctccgcctcctgggttcaagtgattctcttgcctcagcctcccgagtagctaggattacaggtgcccgccatcatgcccagctaatttttgtatttttagtagagacagggtttcactatgttggccagcttggtctcgaactcctgacctcaggtgatcgtgctgcatcgacctcccaaagtactgggattacaggcgtgagccaccacgctcagcctctTTCTTGTTCTATATGTCCATGCTCTGCTCCACTTCTGCCCCTTCACTCTGCCCCCACACATCACTCCAGACTGGCCTTGTGGTCAGAGCCTGGAATGCCTGGGCTGCTGGGGGCCTGTGGACTGCACTGGGCCAGAACCCCTGCCGCCTTCAAGACTGGCCTGTAGCCAGCAGGTAGGTGACTTTTCCCAGGCCTGCCTATCCCACCTTTCCCCTCCACTCACTCACCTCCCTTGCCTGCGTCAATTAGAGAAAGCttgtcggccaggcatggtggctcatgcctgtaatctcagcactttgggaggccgaggcgggcggatcatctgagctcaggagtttgagaccagcctggccaacatggcaaaaccccgtctctactaaaaatacaaaaattaaccggatgtggtggtgtgcacctgtaatcccagctactcgggaggctgaggcagaagaatcgcttgaacccaggagggggaggttacagtgagcagagatcgtgctactgcactgcagcctgggcgagagagcgagtctccatctcatataaaaaaaagaaaaagaaagaaagaaagcttgtCTGTTGGCCTGCCCTGCAGGGTGGAGTTCAGAGGGAAGGTCAGGAGCCTAGtgacagctcaaaaaaaaaaaaaaaaaaaagacccaaataccAATGTTGGCCCCTTTTGCCTTTCATTCATGTGTTTTCTATACACTAAATTCACATCTTGGGTTTGCAGATCACTCCAAGCTTGGCTGGAGCTGTGGTGGTAAGGAGGGTAATAGAGAAGCTTCCCCACCCTCAACCCCACCCCTTCCTTCCTGGAGTTCCCAGCCCTGACTTTAGATCCCTCCCACATTGGACCTTCAAAACCCTCAGGGCAGAGAGCAGCCCTACACTCCCTACACCGCACCCATACTCAGCCCCTGCAGGCAAGGAGAGAACAGGTCAGGTTCCTGAGAGCTCAGGTGAGTGACACGTTGGAATGGCCCAGGGCACCTTCACCCTGCTCAGCTTGTGGCTCCAACATTCTAGAAGCCGAGGCCTCTGCCATCCCTGCCCTTTCCCATGGATATTCCATTTCAATTAGACAACCCAGCCTGGCCGGAATGCCCCTGcgttccttctcttcctttgtgtatttttgagacagggtgttgctctgtcacccaggctggagtgtagtgggatcctggcccactgcagcctcaaattcctaggctgaGGCaatcctgccgcctcagcctcctgagtagctggggttacaagagcaagccaccacacccagctaattttgaaaaatattttttgtagaggagagaggtcttgctttgttgtccaggttggtctcaaactccagggctcaagggatcctttcccattggcctcccaaggctctgggattacaggcgggagtcaCCCTGCCTGGGCCCCTCCTTTTGATGAGTCATCAGTTTTCATTCCCACACGAGGCTCTAGCCCCTGGTACCAGCTTAGTTGCTCAATGGGCTGTGTTTGTTCTGGAGCCCAGATGGACTGTGGCCAGGCAAGTGGATCACAGACCTGGCCGGCCTGGGAGGTTTCCACATGTGAGGGGCATGAGGGGGGCTCAAGGAGGGAAGCATCGGGGAGAGGAGCGCACTGGGTAGAGGCTGGGGGTCAGAGCAGGAAATGGTGAGACAAAGGGCACTGACTGGCAGGGAGACAGCACAGGCAGGCCCTAGAGCTTCCTCAGCACAGCTGGACTCTCCTGGAGACCTTCACACACCCTGATATCTGGGCCCCGCGCTACGAGGGTGCTTTCACTGGTCTGCACTATGCCCCAGGCCCTGGGACTTTGAACAGCTCTGCAGGTGACTGAAAGGTGCAGCCAGGCTGGGGAAGGACCTGGTTTCAGCCCCAGCCCCGCCACTGACTGACTTTGTGAGTGCGGGCAAGTCACTCAGCCTCCCTAGGCCTCAGTGACTTCCCTGAAAGCAAAAACTCTGCAAAGGGGCAGCTgggtgctggctcacacctgtaatcccagcactttgggaggctgaggtagacaaatcacttgaggccaggagttctagaccagcctggccaacatggtgaaaccccatctctactaaagaaaaaaaaaaaattagctgagcatggttgtacatgcttgtaatcccagctacttgggaggccgaggcaggaggattgcttgaacccaagaggtggagtttgcagtgagctgagattgtgccacactgcactccagcttgggtgacagagtgagactccatctcaaaaaaaaaaaaaaagagagaatcctgcTTTCTTGCTGTTGTGATGGTGGTAAGGGAACGGGCCTGGCTCTGGCCCCTGACGCAGGAACATGGAGCTGATCCAGGACACCTCCCGCCCGCCACTGGAGTATGTGAAGGGGGTCCCGCTCATCAAGTACTTTGCAGAGGCGCTGGGGCCCCTGCAAAGCTTCCAGGCCCGGCCTGATGACCTGCTCATCAGCACCTACCCCAAGTCTGGTAAGTGAGGAGGGCCACCCACCCTCTCCCAGGCGGCAGTCCCCACCTTGGTCAGCAAGGTCGTGCCCTCAGCCTGCTCGCCTCctatctccctccctctccaggcACCACCTGGGTGAGCCAGATACTGGACATGATCTACCAGGGCGGCGACCTAGAGAAGTGTAACCGGGCTCCCATCTACATGCGGGTGCCCTTCCTTGAGGTCAATGATCCAGGGGAACCCTCAGGTGCATGGCTGGGTCCTGGGGGTAAGGGAAGTGGAGGAAGACAGGGCTGGGGCTTCAGCTCACCAGACCTTCCCTGACCCACTGCTCAGGGATGGAGACTCTGAAAGACACACCGCCCCCACGGCTCATCAAGTCACACCTGCCCCTGGCTCTGCTCCCTCAGACTCTGTTGGATCAGAAGGTCAAGGTGAGGCCGGGCTCAATGGTTCACACGTGTCATCCCAGTttgagactgaggagggaggatcccttgaaggcgagagatggagaccagcctgggcaacattgctgTAGAGAtgacatcccatctctacaaaaataaaattaacaacctGGTATGGTGGCATAGACTgttcccagttacttaggaggctcagCGGGGAGGATTGTTTATGCAAAtaggaggctgcaatgagccctgATGAtcctgctgctgcactccagcctgggcaacacagcaaaaccacctctacgaaaaaaaaagttcccactGACTGGCAAGGAAAGCCAGGAAGGGGGGCTCAGGTGCCCTCTCAGCCATGTTCCTGTTCTTCTGGAAGGGCCTCCTCACTTCTGCCAGGCtcatcacatcttttttttttttttgagacagagtcttgctctgtcaccctggctggagtgcagtggcatgatctcagctcactgcaacctccgcctccccagttcaagtgattctcctgcctcagcctcctgagtagctgggattacaggcgtgcgctaccacacccggctaatttttgtattctttttagtagagacggggtttcaccacgttggtcaaccttgtgatcctcctgcctcgacctcacaaagtgctggaattacaggcgtgagccaccgcgcctggcccttttttttttttttttttttttttgagacagtttcactcttgttgccgaggctagaGCGCAAtcgtgtgatctcggttcactgcaaccaccgcctcctgggttcaagcaattctcctgcttcagcctcccaaggagctgggattacaggtacctgccaccatgcccggctaattttgtatttttagtagagatggggtttcgccatgttggtcaggctggtcttgaactcctgacctcaggtgatctggccaccttggcctcccaaagtgccgggattagaggcgtgagccaccacgcccagccttcatcACATCTTGAGAGAGGACACTGTCTGCCTCTTGCTCTGATGAGGGTCTGATGCAAGGATAGTGAGTCTCTACAGTGCACACTTAAGAAAGGCAGCATGTGGGTGCTCACAGGTCAGCAGAGGAGGGGGAGCTGTGGGGACCAGGCATGCCTTGCTCCAGATCAGGGTATGATGGCATTGGTGCAGATTATATTAGTATAGAATATGGTCTCAGGAACCAGGCAGGACTTTGGCTTCCGAGCAGGGTTCAGATCCCAGCTTGGCCCTACCTGTGCAGTGAGATCTCAAGCAAGTCAGCCTCTAAGCCTCAGGTTCCTCCTTTGCCAGTTCAACAGATGAGCTGGCCTGGGGTGGGCTGTGTGGTGATGGTGCTGGGGCTGGGTCCTCTGCCCCTGCAGGTGGTCTATGTTGCCCGAAACCCAAAGGACGTGGCGGTCTCCTACTACCATTTCCACCGTATGGAAAAGGCACACCCTGAGCCTGGGACCTGGGACAGCTTCCTGGAAAAGTTCATGGCTGGAGAAGGTGGGCTTGACTGGAGGAAGGAGGGTGTGAAGCCGAGGGGTGGTGGCTATAACGCACAGCAACCCTGTGTCGGTGCCCCCTGCCCGCTTCTCTAGTGTCCTACGGGTCCTGGTACCAGCACGTGCAGGAGTGGTGGGAGCTGAGCCGCACCCACCCTGTTCTCTACCTCTTCTATGAAGACATGAAGGAGGTGAGACCACCTGTGATGCTTCCCCCCATGTGACACCTGGGGGCAGGCACCTCACAGGGACCCACCAAGGCCACCCAGCCCCGTCCCTGGGCGGCTCCCACAGCAAGTCCGGATTCCCCATCCTACCTCCCTGGCCCAGGCCCCCCCACTGCAGCCCCACCTGGCAGCAGGCTCGGCACAGCTTTCATCTTCTGCACCTGAGTCAGCTGCATGGGTGGCCACGGATCAGATACTTAGTCCTATTGCTTATCCTCACCAAAGGGTGTGCTACCCAGGGCCACAGTCACGGAAGAAGACCATCCCGGTCCTCACCCATAGGCGCCAAGCCCTGTTCATGATGGGATCACAGGGCAGAGATCAATTCATTTTACTCCAGAGACTAGGGCCCCAGGGGTTGAGGCTCTTTGGGGTTTCTAGGGGAAGTGGCCAGATCCCCTCTGAGGTTAGAGAGGGGGACCCGTTTTGTTTTGCTCCACTGAGGAGCCCTCTGCTGCTCAGAACCCCAAAAGGGAGATTCAAAAGATCCTGGAGTTTGTGGGGCGCTCCCTGCCAGAGGAGACCGTGGACTTCATGGTTCAGCACACGTCGTTCAAGGAGATGAAGAAGAACCCTATGACCAACTACACCACCGTCCCCCAGGAGCTCATGGACCACAGCATCTCCCCCTTCATGAGGAAAGGTGGGTGCCGGCCAGCACGGGGGTTTGGGGCGGGTGGGAGCAGCAGCTGGAGCCTCCCCATAGGCACTCGGGGCCTCCCCTGGGATGAGACTCCAGCTttgctccctgccttcctccgCCAGGCATGTCTGGGGACTGGAAGACCACCTTCACCGTGGCGCAGAATGAGCGCTTCGATGCGGACTATGCGGAGAAGATGGCaggctgcagcct
Proteins encoded in this region:
- the SLX1A gene encoding structure-specific endonuclease subunit SLX1 codes for the protein MVRARRLDSSLASAVGLLHPPPDRRGARTRATAASRLPPDSPRELVPKQAPCSPSDPALPWTLGHGNQPPAVVPEPQGPMGPAGVAARPGRFFGVYLLYCLNPRYRGRVYVGFTVNTARRVQQHNGGRKKGGAWRTSGRGPWEMVLVVHGFPSSVAALRFEWAWQHPHASRRLAHVGPRLRGETAFAFHLRVLAHMLRAPPWARLPLTLRWVRPDLRQDLCLPPPPHVPLAFGPPPPQAPAPRRRAGPFDDAETEPDQGDPGACCSLCAQTIQDEEGPLCCPHPGCLLRAHVICLAEEFLQEEPGQLLPLEGQCPCCEKSLLWGDLIWLCQMDTEKEVEDSELEEAHWTDLLET
- the SULT1A3 gene encoding sulfotransferase 1A3 isoform X1, yielding MELIQDTSRPPLEYVKGVPLIKYFAEALGPLQSFQARPDDLLISTYPKSGTTWVSQILDMIYQGGDLEKCNRAPIYMRVPFLEVNDPGEPSGMETLKDTPPPRLIKSHLPLALLPQTLLDQKVKVVYVARNPKDVAVSYYHFHRMEKAHPEPGTWDSFLEKFMAGEVSYGSWYQHVQEWWELSRTHPVLYLFYEDMKENPKREIQKILEFVGRSLPEETVDFMVQHTSFKEMKKNPMTNYTTVPQELMDHSISPFMRKGMSGDWKTTFTVAQNERFDADYAEKMAGCSLSFRSEL
- the SULT1A3 gene encoding sulfotransferase 1A3 isoform X2, with the translated sequence MIYQGGDLEKCNRAPIYMRVPFLEVNDPGEPSGMETLKDTPPPRLIKSHLPLALLPQTLLDQKVKVVYVARNPKDVAVSYYHFHRMEKAHPEPGTWDSFLEKFMAGEVSYGSWYQHVQEWWELSRTHPVLYLFYEDMKENPKREIQKILEFVGRSLPEETVDFMVQHTSFKEMKKNPMTNYTTVPQELMDHSISPFMRKGMSGDWKTTFTVAQNERFDADYAEKMAGCSLSFRSEL